The Lentisphaera araneosa HTCC2155 genome includes the window CGCTAGTTCAAAGGCTTCGGAAGTCTTTACAGAGGTTGACCTCAAAGCTGAAAAAATCATAATTGAAAAACTGGCCCCAAGCTTAAACACTTATAATTTAGCCCTACTCGCCGAAGAAAGCACTGATGATGGCCTGCGCCATCACAAACAAGCCTTTTGGTGTATAGACCCTTTAGATGGCACACTGCCTTTCACTGAAGGCGTTCATGGTTATTCTGTTTCCATTGCCTTAGTCGCAAAAAATGGAAGTCCATTAATTGGCGTCATATATGATCCCGTTAAAAATGACATCTACCATGCCATAAAAGATCAAGGCCTCTTCAAAAATCGTGAAAAATGGGGATTCAAGCATGAAAGTGAAGACAAGACTTTCTACTTCATGTGTGATCGAAGCTTTCACGAAAGCGCAAATTTTGCCGAAACAAAACAATTTCTTGAAACACTCAGTAAAGAACTCAAATGTGATCAACTCAAAGTTCTTCATCAGGGCGGCGGCGCCATGAATGCCGTCTTAACCCTCAGCCAACCATATGCTTGCTACTTTAAGTACCCCAAAGCCACTCTCGGTGGTGGTAGCCTGTGGGATTTCTCTGCAAGTGCTGCGCTCTTCGCAGAAGCCAAAAGACCCTCCACAAATATTTTTGGCGAAGCCTTGGATTTAAATCGTAAAGACTCCACCTTCATGAATCACCAAGGTGTACTCTACGCCAGTACGGCTGAAATCTCAGCTGCGATTCAAGAGTTCCATACGCTTTTGAACTCATAAAATCTACGATTGATTAGTCAATTCAAAAAAAATCGATGCCCTAAGCATTAATTTTCAGCCAAAATTAAGCTTTAACTTTTTCCTGACTCATAGGCCTAAAAATCATGAACTAATTCTATTAGATTAAGATTAAGGCACTTGCTTTTCTGCAGATCTTGGCATTTCTTTAATTCTACCTGTAAAATAATAGGATGAGACGAAATGAAAAAGATACTTATTGTCGCTAACTTCACAAAACGTTGCAAAGCTATTCTCAAGAAAGCATTTAAACAAGGCATGGATGTCAGCATTATAGGCTCAGCACCTCAACTCAAGAAAATAGCTAGCAAGTACTCTTTTAAATATTTAGGGAAAAGCTTTAAAAACGTAGAACACTCACTCAAAAATTTCTGGGCCGTCGTTAATTGCGATCAAGATTTTCATTGTGACGCTTTCATAGATTTCTGTAAGTGCAATCAACTCAATTACTATAATCATAATGGTGAATCTCTCTTGTCTCGCAAAGACTTAGGCCCTCAAGAAACACTTACTAAGCAACTCTGTTTTAAATTGATTAGGCCTTAAACAAAAAAGACGAACTCGCAGGAGTTCGTCTTTTTTATATAACTTTCTAAACAACAGCTAAATTTTAAACTTTTAGTCAAAAGATCCACTATTATTATTCTGACTCACTAGGTCGATAATGATCGCCGTCGAGAGTATCGAAACATCATCTTCTCCATCAATGATGTCGACCCCATAAGTCCCCGCCCACGAGAACATCTTTTTCTTAACTCTCGCTACAACTTTGCCCGAGCGATAAAATTTGTAATTGTGCCCCCAAAAATCGCCTTTGATTGTGTAATCATTGGGCCCCGGAACATCTAAAATAAAATTCTTTTTGAACCAAGCAAATTTTTGTTGGATTTCCGCAAACATAAGCCCTCCTTTATACAGTCGGTAACGAGGCATCATTGACAACATTTTTTGTTCAATGAAAGCAATTTCTTTTCCTTTAGCATCATAAACATCAAGCTTATTACCAAAACTAAAGAACTTACCTTTTACTGTATAAGCCAGCTTTTCCTCTTCGGTTTTTATCTCATAATTATCAATCAGAGAAAAAACCTTATCCTTCATCGCATATTTCATACTTCCTCCATGTCATTCATATTACTCAATTATCTTTAATACTGTGAAGATATTTAATAGATTACTTTACGATTAAGCAGTTAACGATGAAAACTTACATCGCAGAGCGATGTTACTTTAAATAGCCCCACATATAGTGTGGAATTTAATACAAGGGCAAAAAATTATGTTCCTTTAGGTACACTACTTAAATAGCCTTCTCAGTTTCATACCTAAAGATAGTATGAGAAGGCAGCCCTCGGCAAAGTCCACTTGCTAGCAGACCTTGCCTGACGTTAATTAAGTTACCACAACAAACTAACGGAGAACTACCATGTCTAAAATTACTATCACTGTTCCTGAAATCACAATCGGAATTGATCTTTGGAACAAAAAACACGACCTTTGTGTTCTTAATTCAATGGGAGAAGTTGTCGAACAAATACAAATTGATAATCATATCGAAGCTTTACATGAGTATTTTGAACAATATAAGAATCGTTCAAGTATTCGAATAGCTTTGGAAGTAGGCGCTTGTTCAATGTGGGTTTCTTCGATTCTCAAGGAAATGGGCTTTAAGGTTATTGTCGCCAATGCACGAAAACTGCGGATGATTTGGGGGGACACAAATAAATGTGATGAAAAAGATGCAGAGAAAATAGCTCGTGTAGCTCGAATGGATCCTAAACTTTTACATGGCATTGAGCACCGAAGCCTATCTGCTCAAAAAATGTTATCAGTAATTCGTGTACGTGAGCATTTTATTGGGGCTCGCACGAGGTGTATAAATTGTGTACGTGGCATACTAAAGAGCTTTGGTGTAACAGATTTACCCAGTTGTGCATCAAATCGTTTTGGTGAACGAATGCTTGCACATATTCCTGATGACTTGATATCGACTTTAGGAGAACTCTTGGAAGAATCTAAAGATTTAACAAACCGTATTGAGGGATTGGATGATCGGATTTATATGCTTAGTGAAGAGTCATGCCCTGAAGCTATAAAACTTCAGGAACTACCAGGTGTCGGTCCAGTTACGGCCTTAACTTATGTATTAACTATTGATGACCCTAAACGCTTTCAAAAGAGTAGAGATATTGGAGCTTTTCTTGGGTTAACTCCCAAAAGAGATCAATCGGGAGAGATCGACAAACAATTAAGTATCACAAAGCAAGGAGATCGTTATTTAAGGGCTTTATTAGTTGGTTCTGCTCAGTTTATTTTAAGTGACCGTTCACCTGCTTCTGATCTTAAAAATTATGGTCGTAGGATTGCTAGTAGTGGAGGACGAATTGCCAAGAAAAAGGCTGTTGTTGCCATCGCGAGGAAACTTGCGATATTAATGCATCACTTATGGGTCAGTGGGGGAGATTATATTCCATTACACAAACAAGCTTTAAGAAAAGCTTCTTAATTATCCACCAATCCAGCCAACCTCCCCTCCATTTATTTTGAACCAAATTAAGGAATGAATTTAAAAAGAAAAGAGTTTAACAAATGTCTTATTCGATGACTGCGGGCCATGCCTAGAACAATAACCACGCCAAGGTTGTAATAAAATAGTTCGTCCTAAAGATAGCAGCATCAGATAGGATACAATCATGCACCGGACTTGGCGGTCCATAAAATGAGTGCGAATGGAAGCAAGACAAAATTTTATCGACATTTGAAAACTGATTTTCTCAATTATCTGAATAATATAACTTTAATGTAAACCGTAACTTGTAATCGCCTTCTCATGGAAGGCATGATAAATGTTTCTCACTTCATTTGTCTTAGGGCTTTGCCCTAAGCTATTTAAAGTTTAATGGTTTCACCATGATTTATATATGCTGTAGATGTATATACGTCGTTAGCTGAATGATCATATATTATTTTTTATCCGCCTGAAGCTTTTTCATAATCAAAGAATTGACTGCTTCTGAACTACTTGCATCTCCGCCGCCCATAAGTAGGATTTCTGGAACTTTTCCATCCCATTGCTCCATGGCTAATCTCAGCATTTCTAACTTTACAAAATTATCTACACCACCAAGAGCTTCCATTTTTTTCATGTAGGCTTGAGCACGGCCTTCTGCTAATTTAATTTCTGCCTGAGCTTCCTGCTCGGCAATATCAACCTTAGCGCGTGCTTTTGCTTTCAATTGCTCCTGTTCCGCATCCTCTTTGGCTTTCACTACCTGAGCACGTTCAATCTCAGCTGTTTGCTGCACTTTAAAGGTATCAACTTCTTGCTTAGCGACCTCTTTATCAGTTTGAGTTGATAAAAGCTTCTTACCTTCTTCAGTATCGCGAATACCAATATCAGCAACGTAAACTCCATCAGTTGTCACTCGATAGCTAGCTAACTTCTCGGCAAAAGTTGCCGTAGCACTTTCTTCGATCTGTGAACGTTCTTGGACATATTGAATAGCCCCGCGAGATTCCGCATTATTTCTAAAAATGGCTCGAATGGTGGGGAGGATCACACGGTCTTCGAGAACGACAAACCCATTGCGGTCTAAATCGGCATCTGGATTGGCGAGCATCGCAACGACGTAAGGAGCATCTTCTGCAGAGATTTTCACGGAAACACGTACATCTACAGGAAACTCAAAGGAGTCGCTCGTTTTCACTGTAATACTATTCTTTTGCACATAATTATAAACTCGGTTTGTGGTCTGAACTAAAGTAACCACAAAAGCGTCTGGGTGCAGATAATAAGCATTGGGTGATAAAGCTTTATTCCATATGCCACGAAAGCCCGTTGGGACGATTGGCACACCATTCACTAATGAAATTTTTTGGCTATCATCATATTTTTTTCCCGCATTAGCCTTAATCACTGCGACTGTACCAATGGGAACTTCTAAAGCTTTTTTAACGGTAATCTTAAACAAACGTGGATTATAACGATACTGACCTGGAGTTAACACGGTTAACTGAGGCCCCTTGTGACCTTCTTTCATGAACATTTGAGCGTTCAACATGTCAACGGGGTTTTCCCATTCCTGAGCGAAAATTTCGCCTTTCGGTAAAGGTTTTGCGCCATCCATCGATTCAACCACCCCCACATTGCCTTGGGGGATTGTCATATTATCTACCGTTTTTAGATCGTAGAGCCAAGGCCAATAGAGAAAATGCCAACCTGGAGGAAGGACTCGCGCCTGAGGTCCTTTTTCACCGTCTGTCGCAATAATTTGACCAACAGGTAAATCTTTACCAAATTTGACAATGACGATGCCAGCTTGATCATCTTCTACGTAAATAGCCGTAGAGGCTACAACTAAAACTAGAGCAATAACTCCCGCAGCTACGCGGAAGAAAACTTTAATCACTCCATCCATTTTATCACCTAAAAGTATAGGTATCACTAAGCCTATGGCTAGGGTTAATAAACCCACGACAAATATAAACATATCTTCTCCCTTCCTATTGATTTTATATCGCTCTAGTTTTAGAGCGATATCATTTTTATTTTAAGATTATTTTTTAAATTGAAGAATTAATCTTCCTTGCCCATGCGCTCGAGTAACTGCTGATAATTCGCTGATAAATCAATCATCGAATTTTTCAGATCGGCAATATCATCGCGCTCAATCATGTTATCGGCCATGAGTGGCTTGATCCAATTCTTCATCACCTCAAACTGATCTTTCATGATGTGTGAGAAAAAGTCTGGAACATTGTTCACGATCTCCACTTTACCCGGAACGACAACGTGACGATCACGCTTGTCTTTTTCGTCTGGGTAGAAGAGCTTGGTCAACTTGGCCATGGTCTCGTCATCCAATGAAAAGCCAGATTTTTTGCCTCCGGCTTTTGCGGATGCCGCAGTAATAACTTCGCTGATTTTCTCCAACTTTTCAGAGAATTGCCCGAGTTGCACAACCACTTGTGAAACGGGATCATTTTCATCGGCATTCGAGAAGAGCTGATTGCGTCCAAAAGTTTTGCGAATATCGCCAATTCGGTTTTCATCATCTTCACTCATATGATCCGTGAGTTCTCTGAATTTAAGCAAGTTAAACTCCGCATCACCCGTGAGTGTCTGAGACTCATTGGCGTAATGACTTTGAATCAAAGTATCGAGTTCTTCGTCATTCATAATCGGCAGCACTTTCTCAGTGATCTTATTCATATTACGGTAAGAACCCTGAAGTTTAAACGGAGGTTCTTCACGATAATCATCTTGAATAGAAGCTGAGCGAATATACTCGAGGTTCACTGCTGCAATAGCATTGCGAACGACGAGAAGTTTCTTGAGGACTTCGACAATATCATTCATTTCAGCCGTAGAGAAATCTCCTTCAACTTCAATGCCTTGGAGCGTGCCTTTCTCGGCGGCGCCAATAAAGGCTTCTACATCTTTGCGTCCGGCCGTTGCGAGCATCGCAAGGGCGGGGTTTGATGTGAGTGAGTTCTCCAAGTAAGAACTGTAAAAAGCTTCCTTGGTATCACCGATAATATCACCCAAGTTGTAAGTGTCCGCACGGTTGGAAAGCATGTCCGGAATCTGGAATTTATCTCCCGATTCATTATAGGGATTACCCGCCATAATAACGC containing:
- a CDS encoding 3'(2'),5'-bisphosphate nucleotidase CysQ family protein, whose amino-acid sequence is MTSEQLCELSKLAIEAALDAGKLIQSYTGKDLKQQFKTGASSKASEVFTEVDLKAEKIIIEKLAPSLNTYNLALLAEESTDDGLRHHKQAFWCIDPLDGTLPFTEGVHGYSVSIALVAKNGSPLIGVIYDPVKNDIYHAIKDQGLFKNREKWGFKHESEDKTFYFMCDRSFHESANFAETKQFLETLSKELKCDQLKVLHQGGGAMNAVLTLSQPYACYFKYPKATLGGGSLWDFSASAALFAEAKRPSTNIFGEALDLNRKDSTFMNHQGVLYASTAEISAAIQEFHTLLNS
- a CDS encoding LURP-one-related/scramblase family protein encodes the protein MKYAMKDKVFSLIDNYEIKTEEEKLAYTVKGKFFSFGNKLDVYDAKGKEIAFIEQKMLSMMPRYRLYKGGLMFAEIQQKFAWFKKNFILDVPGPNDYTIKGDFWGHNYKFYRSGKVVARVKKKMFSWAGTYGVDIIDGEDDVSILSTAIIIDLVSQNNNSGSFD
- a CDS encoding IS110 family transposase produces the protein MSKITITVPEITIGIDLWNKKHDLCVLNSMGEVVEQIQIDNHIEALHEYFEQYKNRSSIRIALEVGACSMWVSSILKEMGFKVIVANARKLRMIWGDTNKCDEKDAEKIARVARMDPKLLHGIEHRSLSAQKMLSVIRVREHFIGARTRCINCVRGILKSFGVTDLPSCASNRFGERMLAHIPDDLISTLGELLEESKDLTNRIEGLDDRIYMLSEESCPEAIKLQELPGVGPVTALTYVLTIDDPKRFQKSRDIGAFLGLTPKRDQSGEIDKQLSITKQGDRYLRALLVGSAQFILSDRSPASDLKNYGRRIASSGGRIAKKKAVVAIARKLAILMHHLWVSGGDYIPLHKQALRKAS
- a CDS encoding SPFH domain-containing protein — translated: MFIFVVGLLTLAIGLVIPILLGDKMDGVIKVFFRVAAGVIALVLVVASTAIYVEDDQAGIVIVKFGKDLPVGQIIATDGEKGPQARVLPPGWHFLYWPWLYDLKTVDNMTIPQGNVGVVESMDGAKPLPKGEIFAQEWENPVDMLNAQMFMKEGHKGPQLTVLTPGQYRYNPRLFKITVKKALEVPIGTVAVIKANAGKKYDDSQKISLVNGVPIVPTGFRGIWNKALSPNAYYLHPDAFVVTLVQTTNRVYNYVQKNSITVKTSDSFEFPVDVRVSVKISAEDAPYVVAMLANPDADLDRNGFVVLEDRVILPTIRAIFRNNAESRGAIQYVQERSQIEESATATFAEKLASYRVTTDGVYVADIGIRDTEEGKKLLSTQTDKEVAKQEVDTFKVQQTAEIERAQVVKAKEDAEQEQLKAKARAKVDIAEQEAQAEIKLAEGRAQAYMKKMEALGGVDNFVKLEMLRLAMEQWDGKVPEILLMGGGDASSSEAVNSLIMKKLQADKK